TTAGAATTATTGCATTTCCGCTGGCTATCGCTGGGGCAACCTTATGGGCAACAAGATTCAGCGGGAAGTTGAACGGAGTTATGGCAAGTATGATTCCGATTGGAAATCTTTTAACAAGCCCTAATCTTTTTTCTGAATGAGATGCTAAATCAAGTGGTATGATTTCACCATTAATTCTTTTTGCTTCCTCACTTGCGATTTTGAATGTGAAAATTGCTCTATCAACCTCTGCTCGCGAGAAAGTTATTGGCTTTCCCATTTCCCTTGTTATCATCTGGGCAAAATCTTCACGGCGTTTTGCTATTTCATTTGAGATAAATTCAAGTATTTCAGCTCTTTTGTGGGATGGGATTTCTTTTGTTTTTTCAAAAGCGTTTTGCGCTGAGATGACAGCATCTTCAAGATCATCTGGCGAAGCAAGATAAACTTCGCCAGCAATTTCCCCGTTGAAGGGGCTTTTGATTTGGATTTTTCTTGGAGAAGTTCTCCATTCACCATTGATGAAAAATTTATATTCAGTGACCATGGCTGTAGATGTGTTAATTTTATAACTCAAGAATTTCTTTTATCTTCTGAACGACATCTTCAAGGTTTATTAATATTCTTTGACCCGACTTTCTTATCTTTATTTCAACCTGGTTATTTTTTAAATTTCTCTCGCTTACAATTACCTGCAAAGGCATTCCAAGTAGATCAGCGTCTTTAAACTTAAACCCAGGGCTTACATCCATTCTATCATCATAAATTGTTTCAATTTTTTCCCTGTTGAATTTTTCATAAAGTTTATCAGCTGTTTCAACGACAACTGGGTTTTCTGTATTTACAGATATTAGATGAACATGAAATGGTGCGATCGCTTTATCCCAAATTATCCCATTTTCATCATGATTTTGTTCAATATGACAGGCGATTATTCTTTCAACGCCGATGCCGTAACTTCCCATAATTATTGGTTTTTCTTGTCCATTCTCATCAAGAAAGGTTGCTTTCATTGATTCAGAGTATTTCGTTCCAAGTTTAAATATGTGTCCAATTTCAATCGCATTGACAATTCTTAACGGATTTCCGCAGTTGACACAGGGTTCACCCGCTTCAACTTTTCTCAAATCAAAATATCCATCAACTTTGACATCTCGTTCCATATCAATGTTTGCTATGTGATAGTCGTCTTTATTTGCTCCACTTATTAAGTTATTTGCCCCTTTCAATCGGGCGTCAGCTATAATTTTAAAGTTTTTCAATCCAATTGGTCCAATTGAACCTGCATTAGCTCCTGTTAAATTTTTTAATTCATCTGGTTCCATTGGAGTTATTTCACCGCCACCAAGTGCTTTTAGAAGTTTTGCTTCAACAAGTTGGTCATTGCCGAGCATTAAAATCAAGACAGGTTGTCCATTATGTTTGTAGACAAGCGATTTAGCCAGTATATCTGTTGGGACATTTAAAAATTGAGCCAGTTCATTTATCGTTCTAACATTTGGGGTATAAATTTCTTCAAGTGGTTTGCTTTCGGGATATCTTTTTGCTGGTGGAACGTTTGATTGAGCTATTTCTGTATTTGCAGCATAACCACATTTATCACATAAAACAACGGTATCTTCTCCATATGGTGATTCAACCATAAATTCTTCAGATGCGGAGCCACCCATTGCTCCAGTTGAAGCACCAACGATGAAAAATTTTAGCCCACACCTTGTGTAAATTTTTATGTATGCTTGTTTATGAAGTTCGTAAGATTTATCAAGCCCTTCCCATGAGGCATCAAGACTGTATGAATCTTTCATTATAAATTGTCTTCCTCTTATAACTCCACTCCTTGGGCGAGGTTCATTTCTAAACTTAGTTTGAATTTGATACCATATCTGGGGTAAATCTTTATACGATTTTATATGGTGCTTTGCGATAAGGCAAATAACCTCTTCATGTGTGGGTGCCAAAACAAGAGGTCTATTTTTCAATTGAAAGATCACATCACCGAAATCGCGTAATCTACCAGTTTCCTCCCATAGTTCAATTGGATTTAAAGCAGGAAGGTGAAATTCTTGCCCACCAATAGCATCCATTT
Above is a window of Candidatus Kryptobacter tengchongensis DNA encoding:
- a CDS encoding prolyl-tRNA synthetase, whose translation is MRLSSGFVPTLKEDPSDATMPSHKLMIRAGLVRPLAAGVYSFLPLGWRVAKKVMQIIREEMDAIGGQEFHLPALNPIELWEETGRLRDFGDVIFQLKNRPLVLAPTHEEVICLIAKHHIKSYKDLPQIWYQIQTKFRNEPRPRSGVIRGRQFIMKDSYSLDASWEGLDKSYELHKQAYIKIYTRCGLKFFIVGASTGAMGGSASEEFMVESPYGEDTVVLCDKCGYAANTEIAQSNVPPAKRYPESKPLEEIYTPNVRTINELAQFLNVPTDILAKSLVYKHNGQPVLILMLGNDQLVEAKLLKALGGGEITPMEPDELKNLTGANAGSIGPIGLKNFKIIADARLKGANNLISGANKDDYHIANIDMERDVKVDGYFDLRKVEAGEPCVNCGNPLRIVNAIEIGHIFKLGTKYSESMKATFLDENGQEKPIIMGSYGIGVERIIACHIEQNHDENGIIWDKAIAPFHVHLISVNTENPVVVETADKLYEKFNREKIETIYDDRMDVSPGFKFKDADLLGMPLQVIVSERNLKNNQVEIKIRKSGQRILINLEDVVQKIKEILEL